In Phaseolus vulgaris cultivar G19833 chromosome 7, P. vulgaris v2.0, whole genome shotgun sequence, the genomic stretch ACCATTAGAAATGAGATGGAAAAGGAGGGGCAGTTCAAGAAGGGTTTAAAgcattatttaaaattcaattatttaGATGAATGAAAGCAGCAAGGATTGAACACTTGGTCACTTGGTTGCAAAAGGCTTTGAATAACATGATCAACTCTCCTAAAAAATTAAGCTATTaggtaaaaaaaactatttaatgaatttaatatcTAGCATCTGACCTTCTACCAGCATAAAAACAAAGTCCAAAACCTAAATTAAATCTTTCATAAGAATCTTTATTGGAGTTTTTGTATAATATGGGAGAACTTTGCCAGTTTCCATTTGTTACATACATAACTACTAGTCTACTGCTTTCCGGGTGCAAGGATTAAAACCACAGTAACTTCTGTCACCTGGGTGGAATAAAAGCAATTTATAGAAAGGCAAACCAAAAATGGTTCTCTGGAAGAGGAAAGAACAGAGGGAGTGGCCCCACAATAGGTATTTTACCATCTAAGCGTCTCTTCTTCAATAAAGAGAGGCAACCTTCACTGGAAGCAATTGAATGAGACTGGTCTTTAGAGACACTAAGCTGAACTTTTTCCCGCTTTCGTTTTATAAATTTCCGAGGTCCTAGTGCATCACTGCTCTCCCTTTCACTGTCACTCTCTTCCTGACAAATTCAAGTCCAGAAAATGACAATTTATAGATGCATAGTCAACACAATATAACATACCATGAGGGAGCAAGGAAAAAAGGTGAAACTAGACATAGAAGAACACAGCTttcacaaatattaatatatttcaataaatatcAAGACAAATACAAATCCAAAAGTACGCATGAATTACATCAATTGTAATGCCATGAtggaaaaagaaattgaaagatTATAATATAACAAGGGATACCATGGCAAATAATGAGAACGGGGTTTTGATTTAGTTTTCAATAGAATAGTTTCCACCTTCTTTCTAGGAAAAAAATCTACTAAAATAAACAACTTTGACCTTACCAGCACATTGTAGTGATCAGTCATCATTGCTATGAGGCCAACAACAGAAGCCGTGCCCTCTGGCAGAGAGAGATATGCCTGTAGATTACAAGTTGTAGATTCAATGACACTTAAAACAAGATCTACACAACACTAGTAAGTCAATTCACGATAACTAGAAGCAAGGACCTAAACATGTTATGCGGGCATAACCATTACAATTTGGTGAACGGACAGTCATAGCTTGATATCAAATAACGTCCCAGTTAAAAATGGCGAAGAAGAAAATAAGGGTAGAGTAAGTAGAGGCAAAAGTCTTAGGTTCCATAGGTAGAAATTGAACATATATTGTCATCTAAATTTTTAGTCAACTCAGTTACACTAAAAATGCATGcacacaaaataaatttttaaacaaaagTTAGAATGTACATAACAAAAATGAAATACGACTATAGAGTATGCCTCAGTAATATTGATTTACCCGATTCATATTGTAAAGAGCTTCTACCATTTCAGTGGTTCTATTTCGTACAACACCAGCCACCTGGAAATCCAAATAAATAAGAACAGAGAACTGTAACAAAAATTCTACCAACAATTGGCATGATAATGATAGGGGAAAGGAGAGAACAAGCCCAATTGTCCTCGAATATCCTAATGAACAAGCAGGATGgcgaaagaaaaaaaagaccACAACAAAAGAGCACCTTCTTCCAGTCTTTCCCATACATTCTATATGCTTCATAAAATCCTTCTAGTTCCTCCTTGCTCCACTGAGATCCCAATTTATCAGTCAACTTTTTCTTCTGTGCAAAGGGCACACATTAACAAGGATTCAAAATTTTGAGGCTAAAACAATAGAAGAAATATTGTTTTCTGTTCACATACTTTGGAAGACAGGAACAACTATGTATGATAGATGGATACTCAAAATTTGGTTATATATCAATATCCGATTTCAAATACTTACACACATGTTTTGCATATGTATTTTTGGCATATCCCTATTTTCTGTGTGTGTATGTTTTGTGGATACCCACACTATCATCAAAACAAGTGATTCAAAAAGTAAAAGATACAGATTCAAGTCATTCTCTCTCTAATTCCGTACTTCAAAGCATAATCTGAATCTTGTagtattttttcttaaaaatttcaCACAATACAGCAAactaacataaataaatttctatttcatataatatatatagcCATCTCATGtcataattttcaaaaaataattatatatgtgtATCAAGTCTTACCAGATACTTGTATATTGGTACCTGTGCAACATAGTTTACAACTTTTCAAGTGAAATGTACAAATACTAACACCAATATTCTGAAATCCAAGAAGTGCCACTTTAGCCTCTTTGTAAAACTATTCTAAAAACATAATACCAAGCAGGATGCAGTAttgtatttatgtattttaatttatgtgtCCTACTGCTTCTAGTTTCAGAATAAAAACCATCTGATCATGACATACCCGATGcttgtttttatttgaattaacacCATCTTTCTCAGGAGAAACATCACTTGAATTTGAAATCCGCTTACTAACACTTCTAGATTTCCTTGTTGGTGCCATTGAGCCCTTATGTCTGAACCCAAAAACAAAGCCACAATCAACAATGTTAGTCCAGTTCAAACTCCACTAATGAATTAATCAATAATGCAATAGAAACAACAAGAATTTCACTTATggaatatttaataaatatggaAGCGTAGATCAGTGCAAGTTCTTTTGGCCTCCATTATTCCCCTTCCCCCAAGTTATATAGTGAAATAATGAACATAAATTTCCCTGCCTTTCTCGTGAATTAAAACAATTAGGGCCCAAAAGTTCAATTGCTTCACACCAGGCATTCAGatttttcaggaaaaaaaagtaaaaataaagcAGACACTTAGATCATATTGCTACTCTTTTTACTTAAGACAGCAAAGTCCAAACCAGATAAGGAAACCACAGTTATTTACCCCGCCCACCCCAAGAGAACCGAGCATCAGTTCAATCTTAACCAGCAACAAACTAACGGTATAAGCGGCAAattcacaatgcacctgaaacATTTTCAAACTCTCAGGGCAGACAGCAAATTGAAATCGTTGCAAGCTAAACACAACTACTTAGCAACAAAGATCCGCATCTTCCAAGCTGAACTCACGATCACGTCGAATTTAGCAATTAACAACGCGCTTCACAACATTCAAATCGTCCCGATAAAACGCAAAACCTTCACCGCAGACCAcctcaaatatttttaaaataaacaaaatggaACACCGATTCAAATTTTCGAAAGAAACAAATTCAATAATCAGACAACCGGCTCCAACCAGCTTGCTTCttcggaaaaaaaaaaaaaacaaagcaaCGGTAAAACAATAACGTGTTACGAAAAAACGGCCAAGAGCGAGCATAAGCGGACAAATTCCTTCTGATTAACAAAAAGATGAGGCAAATTGTATTTTCCTTTCCGAATTCAAACCCTAGATTACAGATCGGAAAGCAGAAATGGTTCCGTGACACTCACCGCTCTCGTAGGGTTCCGAGTCCCGCTGAAGCACgagagaagaagaggaaaacgAGAGTGGCAGGGTTTACGCAGAGAGAGATAAAGAGTAACGCATTGCCGCGAAACTTGAATAAAACGAGGGCATTAACCAATGAGATTTTTCGCTCTCCGCATCACCCACCAGCACGGTCGAGGAGGGAGAATACGGATTCGTGTTATCATATCCATCACCCTACACGTCAGTAGTTACTTCCCATCAACGGCCCACATTATGCGTCTCACTGGGGATGCAGTACCTgattatatttgaaattttggAAGAGAATATTGCACATGTTTCCCCGTCATTTTCCGTGAATTTGAATTGAGTTTTAATTTATGGTtggtgtaaaaaaatatatttcatcttaCCATTCATTGTtatttataataacaataatttatcctattttatcttattattcGTTATCATGTTCATTAAAGaatattaacaaataaataatactgATTAAGGGATGAGTAAATTATACTAACGCTCACAGATTGTGTTTGCTTTTTAATGTTAATAACAGCAACTTGTTGCAAATATATAATGaaaccttttttaaaaattaaaaatattaaaataacataagaatgtgatattttttaaaacaactaAAAGGTTATTGTGTGAATcgaaaaaaataagataaatttgaaaattttgacgagtattaatataatttataattaagaaTCAATAGTAAATTTTTAACTGaaaatttttagtttctaaagaaatttatattttattttttgtcgaTAACTTTAATTCTAATACTTTTAAAATACGCAAAAGTTAGTTccaaaaaatagtattttccCTGCATGAAAAAATTTgggtaataaaaaaatgtagaaaataaaatcaatgtTTTAAAAGCCAgcataaaaatcataatttgaagaaaaaatattgGAACTAGAAACACCTCTagctaaaaaaattaattcccTTCAAGAACAGTAGTTAAAAAAACTCTCATATTATTTTACAAACAATTTTTTCTCtgaatttaaatataaacaaaattaattgtCTGAGTTAAGAAAAGttagttaatattaatttattgcatTGATCTTACTTAATGTTTTATTAACATTGTATATATCCTCCCTGTTTTACCCctcataaatattaatattttatcatatgTTCAGTTTTTATCTCATTTTTacaaactattttatttatattcaatGATAAAGTTATctccaaaattatttttcaaactttttgtttaatatatatatatatatatatatatatatatatatatatatatatataccaatcTTTGACTGGTTGTGGACTTGTGCAAACAGCTACTAGcttcatttatttttcaagtGGCTGTTGAAAATTTATATACATTGTTTCTATTTAGTTTCACTTCACTCCAAAGTAGTAAATGCACCTAGTTGTAAATGTATAAGCTAATTACAAACAAGGATATACGTAACTGGGGAGAATGAGAGTGGATGTATGGGTAGTTAAGACCCAACATGCCATCATTTAACATAATTGGTTTACATTTTGAATTCACCACTTGTCCAGTCAACCCGACAAAGTCGTTTGTTTTATTTAtgatgttttttaaaaagtgatattattatttttggagTTAAAATTATGgttcttaatattttatatataaattttatatattttaaaaaaattatatattatttaatttattaaagtattattaatatttattttgttagatattaaatattatttaattaaaatattaaattttaattcaattttatttttgtttattatatttttattgtgttaTACTAATGACTACAGCCTACAAACACGTCAATTTATAATATGGATGAGATAAGTTATCAATTTCATTTCAGTTTGTATAACACAGgttaagatgaaaaaaatattaatttaaataagaatatacataatatatgatatatttaatttagGTATGATAGCATGTACACATCTCTCGTATTATCTATTTTATACTACTAAAATATGCTTAGTTTAttagataatataaaaaaaaattattctcatTATTATCTTTAATCTTTTGTTTCACTTGATTTAATGATCTTCTTTTagtatataatttttcattttctatctCTAAGTTCATTTAATATCCATCAATCAAGTTCACTAGTGTCATAGTGTCACTAGTACTTTCCATTTTATGAGAACTTCAATTATACATTATTCCTTTGTGTAGTGTGCCTGGTTCAAACAATTGTTGCATTTAAGGAAATATAAAGctttatttattgaattaaattgttttatgttACACAAATTATacttttgctttattttttatttattgtatatatattttttttcgaTAATGTATAAATTTAAAGTAAACCCTTAATTTACTAGGTAACCAAAATATAACTCCTTGATTCTTGGTTTTGTATTATTAGAAAAACTTAGTTACatgatttttcattattttttctcaACTGTTGAACTCACTTTAATATCCATAAAATTAACTCAGATTTTCAACATACTTTCTTTTTCaagcaaaaataataaatgttctagtagtaaaaaaattaaattatgcgtagttatttattcttttatataattagttgacatttttacaaaaaatatttaacactttattctaatataattttttctctgagttctgaaaaaaaatagtcacttttacattaaaatcttaataataaCATGTTTtatgttgtaatttttttataaaaaaatatttaattaatatttaggCTATACGAATATGGGCACGTACCCAATACTAATGAAGATGAAGTACAATTTTTATAATGAACAAAGATGAGATGAGGATACAAGTGAATTTTCATTTCAAATCTACGGCAACCAATTTACCCAatctaaatttagaaaaaatatatttttatgaagattttaatattatgataaaacgtgtttttggaagaagaattttaaatttcattttaaaattattcataatattttctGCCTAAGATTCATATTTCTTCTCATTTGAAAGACATGACCTCAGTATTTTGAAAAAtgaataagaatttttttaatatatttgaattaacaTGACATTGTGAAATTCAGTGTAATGTATGATACAGAGGGTTAAGGGAGATGAATAATGGGATTTGAATGTGATTGAGATTCCAAGGAATAAGGAGATTCAGCGTAGAGAAATCTCATGAAGGCAAAGCAAAAGGCTAAACAATCTACATTATAAATCATAATGCAAATTAACCAAAACCCTAAggtcattattattattattatttattacaacTAAAGTGAAGACCTTTCAAATTGAGATACTATTAGGAACCCCCATGCCAGTTAGTCCACCTTTGCTTGTTGGATAAAGCAAGGTGTATGGCATCTTAACTGGACCAAACCGGTTTCTCAGTTTCTCATCACTGTTCATCCTCAAGATCCTTTCCTCAATGCTTGCAAGTGTTTTGCCAAACTTCTCAAAGGCTTGCAATGGCTCTGCATCAGATGTCCAATCTGGAGTATCTCTCTGCCCAAGGTAAACCTCATCACTAGAATGTTTGGACAAGATTTCCACAAGTGAAATGCCAAGAACAGCCTGAAACTGTGAACTAATTGTTTTCAGATAAGCCTTTGCAGGATCTGCCACCAGTTCATCATATTCTGGAGTTCCTTCTTCTGGCATGAATCGCCGGCTTATAGCTGGACGACTTGGTGGGAAACCTCCAAATGGATATTGTCCAAAGTTGATTGCAGCATGGAGAGCTGAGGCAATCCATATAAGAATAGTGCAGGTCTGAATCAGATCTTCACTTGTCTCCATCTTTGGCCACCAAGGTTCATTTTTCTTGTCTCCGTGACCCACCTCCCTTATTTCCTTCCACCAAGATTGAAGCTCGGTATCTTTCTTCACTGTGTCACCCTCCTTGTAGTAAAAGGAGCAGTAGTCCTGAACCCATGTCTTGATAGCAAACCAAATCTCCAACCCATCAACAGCAAAAGGGTAATCCTCAATCAATAATCGAAGACCATATGGGGAAGTTGGGTCCTTGACAGCCACTCCTCTGAAAGAACCAAATATTCATAAGCTGATCAACAACATTCTTTTTCAAATGTATTAATTTGATACATTCCAAGTTATCCCAGTTATACTAGACAAGAAGATGAAAACAATTGATAATTGGCAAGGGTCTTTTGCTTGAATGGTTTACTTACCTCTTGACAAGATCTTCAGGCAGTGCCTGCTCAGGGAAAACCCAGTCCTTGTAAAGCACAGATGAAAACTCCATAGAGTACCTAGATGGACAAACCGTTGACTCTAGAGCACCACCAGCATTGATGAGAATCTGTCGTCCGAGTGCATTTATATTCATGGTGTCCCGAAAGTGAGGATGCAATAGTTTATGAATAGGGTGAAGCACACTAAGCTGCCTATTTGTAGCTAGAATGAATGGTTCAATCACTGCATGAGTATGCAACCTGAGACACAGGTATGATATCTAGAGTTAATTTCAACAGTAGACAAACTAAGATTGTATTTAGTTTTTCTGATTGAGTTATACCAGTGGCTGACAAGTTGATGATAGCCTGAGTCCACTACCACTACATAAGCTTTGGCCAGTTGCCAGAACGATTTTTCAACGCCTTGTTCCACAGGAGTGTAAACTTTACTAATTGCACCATGTTCATCTCCATTAGGATGAGGCAAACTCAACTCAATGGCTAGGGGCTTTAGAGTTCCCTTTTTTTGCAAGAACAGAATTGTCCTGCTGGCATATGTCTTTGTAGAAGTAGAGTTAATCCTTCTAATGTATGGTATCACTGCCTCATGGAGATCTAAAATGAACAATCTCCTTTCTCTAATTGCCTATTCAACCAAATGCAAATAATTAGTATGCATCTCAACATTGGCTAAGAGTAAAAACTTGACAGTGACAACTATGGTTTAAGAACATCTTAATGTGAAAACTGAAAAACACAGCATCCTATCAATCTTCAAAATGACCTCATCTACAGTGAGCCCTTCCAGGTTACTTTCGATGTGTTCTTTTGTTATTGTACTGGTTTGATTACCATAGATTTTAGGATCTAGCTTGCTTCCAGGTGGGAACTCCTGCAGTTATTTAGGATGTCAGTGAGGAGAAAAAAATCATAGACAATTCTTCATTAGATATtgattctaaaatatattaggAATGGTAGATTTGACAATCATGACAGAGATCCTACAATTCTTTACTTTAATCCAGTCATTaacaatcaattaaaaacacatGGGCTTACTTGGAGACCACGAATTATGACAGGATTTATACCAGCCAGCATTTCTCTAGCAAATTCTTCATCTGTTTGCCATGCAGATTTATCCACTGTTCCAAAATCCAAATCATTAAGAACATCACTTTTAAATAGTATTGTTTTACAAAATGCATGATTTGGTTTGTTTTTGCTTGCAAAGAACATGCTATATTAGTCATCCATTTCTACTACACCTGCAATCACTTGAGGCACAGGAAATTTGAGGAGCCTTTGCCCATCAGATCGGAAAATTTCCTTAAGCATCTCTGCCGGGATGTTATCCCTAACTTCAGTAAGTATACCCTCGGGCACCTCAATCCCACCTTCATAGAGTTTGAATACATCTTCAAAACTGTCAAACTCATTAGGGGTGTTGTCAAATAGAGATTCCAACTCCGGTTTTAGAACTTGAACAATGGATTTCAGTGCATAGGCAAGAAAATCTGCCATTTTCAAGTGACCAAATCTTTCATCCCTTGGAACATAGATGTCTAAGCTCGAGGCAATATTCAGCCTAGTCTCACATTTAGGATCTGccaagaaaacaacaaaataaattgaCATCTCTATATACAATATTTGAAAGTTACAACAAATGAGTCCCTCAAGATATGGCAGTGGTCAAACGTAACTATACCTATctcataaaattatattatgttcTATAAATAAGGGCTGTGGGAGGTATAATAATAAATCTGTTAATTGAGTTAACTTCAGTATATATAACAAATGTGATTCACTAGACATGAAAGGGGCCTAACTTATATGATTCGAGTATAACTACTAAGTTACTAACATCACATAAGCTCAATCATAAAGAGCAGTTTACAATATAACTCGGCAATGGAAACACAAGCTATATATGCAATTTCCGTCCTCTACCAAATTCTTGAGTTCTAGTCATTATACAATGCCACATTTAAGTTCCACCAAGATCCCAGCTACATCTTCATGTTATTTTCCTAAATATTCAATAACAGACTCcaatgaataaaaaaacaacaaaaataaagcCTTACCTGATTTTGTTGGTGGTCTACCAGTTCTTCCCCTCCGAGGGTAGGGGTATTCCTTAGACCCTCCTAGAATAGGACGAGCATGTTGTGGACCCTTATCTGGATTTCCCAAATCATTATAAAGATCATAATCATAGACCCTGTCCCATTCTTGGAGCTGGCCCTTCCCATTACCTCTTAAATTCTCCAGCTCTTCCTCTCTGTACTTAAGTAGTGGCATTGGTGTCTCACTCGGAAGATATGTCTGCAATTAGTACAAAATATGTAACTTGCAACAAGAAGTCCCAGAATGAACTACAATAATTACGAATAAAAATGTGACATTCTATTTAGCGAGTACATGCATGATACTGTGTTTGTAAGTGTACCTTGTTGGAGAAGAAAATGCGATCCTTTTCATATTTATCAGCAGGGTATACCCAAGAGTTGCAGATAAAGCGAATGACACCTTGGCCAGGAACATCTTCAAGTGTCAGGCTTTTGAGGTAGAACTCACTATGATGATTGTTCCTTATAATAAAGGCTCCTGGTGTTCGTATCTCCTCATCCCACTCAAACGTAACCTTGAAGGCTGTTTCTCCCACAGTCAAAGGTGCGATTGTTGTAATCCAGTCTTCTAGATGAGCAGGCTTCCCAAGTTTCCCCTTCAAGCCATTGCTATCCCCTACAAATATTcacaaataacacttcaactttgatataaatttgtaataaatgATAGGagttaaatatgattttagaCTATAGGACAATGAATCCTTAAGAATACTATGATGGACTAAAAAGAATACTATCTTATTTGTAAAGACTACATTAGcaatgatagaaaagttttacttTTTATGGTGTAGAAGATGTAAACTGATTAAACAATACAAGATAATATCCTATCAGGTTGCTTGATCTAAGAAAGACAATGTTTAAATAATTCGCTTTAGTAGTAGTAGGTGGGAAGTAGGAAGTCATTTTCCATGGCCCGGGTCTGACAAATAACCCTAGAGATTTCATGCTATAGAacttaaaaaagaagaaaacaaaagttAACCGACAAATTAAATATGCGTGACAAAAGAGTGTAGACTCGGGAAAACCAGTAGAAAATGATAGAACAAATTAATGTaaagtttatataaaaaagataGATAACAGAGAACAGAAACACTGCAGCAGTAGTCTTGTTTTTTgcgttttttttatcaactcaGTGGCACTATTCTGAAAGTAATTTTCGTTCGGTCTACGTCACAATTCACAAATCCACTGTTTTGGCTTTTTCTCATTACGTTGATTTGCTTGCggataaaaaaaagagtaattTGCAAAAGCCGATGAGATCATAGACACATGTTTACATAAATTTTCCCCCATACACCGACAAACATATAAATTTGGAAGCATCTGTTTCCAACTTGTC encodes the following:
- the LOC137829822 gene encoding probable linoleate 9S-lipoxygenase 5, translated to MFQNIVNVFTGEDKLRHRVKGTVVLMKKNVLDFNDFSASFLDRLHEFVGKRVSLQLVSAVNVDSGDSNGLKGKLGKPAHLEDWITTIAPLTVGETAFKVTFEWDEEIRTPGAFIIRNNHHSEFYLKSLTLEDVPGQGVIRFICNSWVYPADKYEKDRIFFSNKTYLPSETPMPLLKYREEELENLRGNGKGQLQEWDRVYDYDLYNDLGNPDKGPQHARPILGGSKEYPYPRRGRTGRPPTKSDPKCETRLNIASSLDIYVPRDERFGHLKMADFLAYALKSIVQVLKPELESLFDNTPNEFDSFEDVFKLYEGGIEVPEGILTEVRDNIPAEMLKEIFRSDGQRLLKFPVPQVIAVDKSAWQTDEEFAREMLAGINPVIIRGLQEFPPGSKLDPKIYGNQTSTITKEHIESNLEGLTVDEAIRERRLFILDLHEAVIPYIRRINSTSTKTYASRTILFLQKKGTLKPLAIELSLPHPNGDEHGAISKVYTPVEQGVEKSFWQLAKAYVVVVDSGYHQLVSHWLHTHAVIEPFILATNRQLSVLHPIHKLLHPHFRDTMNINALGRQILINAGGALESTVCPSRYSMEFSSVLYKDWVFPEQALPEDLVKRGVAVKDPTSPYGLRLLIEDYPFAVDGLEIWFAIKTWVQDYCSFYYKEGDTVKKDTELQSWWKEIREVGHGDKKNEPWWPKMETSEDLIQTCTILIWIASALHAAINFGQYPFGGFPPSRPAISRRFMPEEGTPEYDELVADPAKAYLKTISSQFQAVLGISLVEILSKHSSDEVYLGQRDTPDWTSDAEPLQAFEKFGKTLASIEERILRMNSDEKLRNRFGPVKMPYTLLYPTSKGGLTGMGVPNSISI